Proteins from a genomic interval of Medicago truncatula cultivar Jemalong A17 chromosome 3, MtrunA17r5.0-ANR, whole genome shotgun sequence:
- the LOC11415265 gene encoding F-box/kelch-repeat protein At3g23880, producing the protein MSLSILLPELIDDILLRLPQKPLARFKCVSKHYNSLISDPEFTKLHLQRLPKISHTLISLEEANTWVITPNSVHHLLEHPSSITEEEDASLRFNMNENDCFSIGSANGLVSLISVKSQEGGNKEICTQFWNPTLRLRSEDSPNLTIMPPPSNDNMLSRVHFGFGYDDLSDTYKVAAVFWNCIAQKMEAKVHCMGDSSWRNTLACHDFPILLQRTIVGPFVNGSVNWLTYHNLNCHLYERENVTINQLLIFSLDLRKEACKYILLPDATTVVSQDLLKLAVLRGCLCFYYNHMRTHFVLWEMKEFGVQESWTQLVNVSYGHLQFREFLNWLLLPVCLSEDGDVVMLVCEEEDEAIMYNQKDGIVEPVELSNNQIRYAEEHMQSLVLPCPHPH; encoded by the exons ATGTCTCTTTCGATACTTCTTCCAGAACTCATAGACGACATCTTACTGCGGCTTCCGCAGAAGCCTCTTGCAAGATTCAAATGTGTATCCAAACACTATAATTCACTCATTTCCGACCCTGAATTCACAAAACTTCACCTTCAAAGATTACCTAAAATTTCACACACCCTAATTAGCTTGGAGGAAGCGAATACTTGGGTTATAACTCCGAACTCAGTGCATCATTTACTTGAACACCCGTCATCCATTACCGAAGAAGAAGACGCTAGTCTTCGTTTTAACATGAACGAGAACGATTGTTTTTCAATTGGCTCTGCTAACGGATTGGTCAGTTTGATCAGTGTAAAATCACAAGAGGGTGGAAATAAAGAAATTTGTACTCAGTTTTGGAACCCTACTTTACGGTTAAGATCCGAAGACTCACCAAATTTGACTATCATGCCTCCGCCTTCTAATGATAATATGTTGTCCAGGGTCCACTTTGGTTTCGGCTATGATGATTTAAGTGACACATACAAG GTGGCAGCTGTGTTTTGGAATTGTATAGCACAAAAGATGGAGGCGAAAGTTCATTGCATGGGCGATAGTTCTTGGAGAAATACTCTTGCTTGCCATGATTTTCCAATTTTACTACAAAGGACTATCGTTGGACCATTCGTGAATGGTAGTGTTAACTGGTTAACGTATCATAACTTAAATTGTCATTTGTATGAAAGGGAAAATGTTACCATCAACCAGTTATTGATTTTTTCGCTTGATTTGCGAAAGGAGGCATGTAAGTATATTTTGTTGCCAGATGCTACAACCGTAGTGTCCCAAGATCTATTAAAACTTGCTGTTTTGAGAGGTTGCTTGTGTTTTTATTATAACCACATGAGAACCCATTTTGTTTTGTGGGAAATGAAAGAGTTTGGAGTTCAAGAGTCTTGGACTCAGTTGGTGAATGTTAGCTATGGTCATCTTCAATTTCGTGAGTTCCTTAATTGGTTGTTGTTGCCGGTGTGTCTATCCGAAGATGGAGATGTCGTGATGCTAGTTTgcgaagaagaggatgaagctATTATGTATAATCAGAAAGATGGCATTGTTGAACCTGTTGAACTTTCTAACAACCAAATTCGTTATGCTGAGGAACATATGCAGAGCTTGGTTTTGCCTTGTCCTCATCCACATTAA
- the LOC11423023 gene encoding probable protein arginine N-methyltransferase 3: MPSKTNQSEKEEKSPYKVEQEEDDDEEEVEEEQNWDDWEENDGDSDSEFICLFCDSNFSSCTSLFQHCASVHHFDFHVVRDSLNLDFYASFKLINYIRSKVAESRCWSCGLACQSKHDLQNHLHDVTDFNGIKPLWDDDKYLKPFMQDDSLLYNFGEFEEGEDEETSTMDEDLVKDLKDAIYGDNQDAVKKLVVNDDVYVSDDHSSLPSSSDKELVNGKDSRGSVSSIDKNPEEGSLISNPQNHIATHIRKVNESYFGSYSSFGIHREMLSDKARMDAYGQAILKNPSLLNGAVVMDVGCGTGILSLFSAQAGASRVIAVEASAKMAAVASQVAKNNGLLLNKSETRVNGNQKGVVEVVHGMVEEIDKIVELQPHSVDVLLSEWMGYCLLYESMLGSVLYARDRYLKPGGAILPDTATIFVAGFGKGGTSLPFWENVCDFDMSCIGEELVIDAARYPIVDVIDHQDLVTSSTILQTFDLATMKHHEVDFTATASLEPKLSASENENSKTCCWCYGVVLWFDTGFTTRFCRDTPAVLSTSPYTPKTHWSQTILTFREPIAIGFGEENGTKPETIGTEGYPAVKIDLRVSIVRSTEHRSIDISMEAAGVSPDGRRRTWPAQLFSLQ, encoded by the exons ATGCCTTCCAAAACCAACCAAAgcgaaaaagaagaaaaatcacCATACAAAGTTGAACAAGAGGAAGACGATGACgaagaagaagtagaagaagagCAAAACTGGGACGATTGGGAAGAAAACGATGGAGATTCAGATTCCGAATTCATCTGTCTCTTCTGTGATTCCAATTTCAGTTCCTGCACTTCCTTGTTCCAACATTGTGCTTCTGTTCACCACTTCGATTTTCATGTTGTTAGAGATTCTCTCAACTTGGATTTCTATGCTTCCTTCAAGCTTATTAATTATATTCGTTCCAAG GTGGCAGAGAGCAGATGTTGGAGTTGTGGTTTAGCTTGTCAGTCCAAACATGATTTGCAGAATCACTTGCATGATGTAACTGACTTCAATGGGATTAAGCCTTTGTGGGATGATGATAAATATCTAAAACCTTTTATGCAAGATGATTCATTGTTGTACAACTTTGGTGAATTTGAAGAaggtgaagatgaagaaacttCAACCATGGATGAAGATCTTGTGAAGGATTTGAAAGACGCAATTTACGGTGATAATCAAGATGCCGTGAAAAAATTGGTAGTTAATGACGATGTTTATGTTTCAGACGATCATTCAAGCTTGCCTAGTTCCTCAGATAAGGAACTTGTTAACGGGAAGGACTCAAGAGGAAGTGTTTCATCGATTGATAAGAATCCAGAAGAAGGGTCTTTGATCAGTAATCCTCAGAATCACATTGCAACACATATTAGGAAAGTTAATGAAAGTTATTTTGGGTCTTACAGTTCATTTGGCATCCATCGAGAAATGTTAAGTGATAAG GCTAGAATGGATGCTTATGGGCAAGCAATTTTGAAGAATCCCTCTCTGCTAAATGGTGCTGTAGTTATGGACGTCGGCTGTGGAACTGGCATCCTCAG ccttttttcaGCTCAAGCAGGGGCTTCAAGGGTCATTGCAGTTGAGGCTAGTGCCAAGATGGCAGCAGTGGCATCTCAG GTTGCCAAAAATAACGGTCTCTTGCTGAATAAAAGCGAAACTAGAGTCAATGGCAACCAGAAAGGAGTCGTAGAAGTGGTTCATGGCATGGTTGAAGAAATTGACAAAATTGTTGAACTTCAACCTCACAGTGTTGATGTATTGTTAAGTGAATGGATGGGATATTGCTTACTATATGAATCCATGCTTGGCTCAGTGCTTTATGCACGGGACCGGTATTTGAAGCCTGGGGGTGCCATTCTTCCCGACACAGCAACTATT TTTGTTGCAGGATTTGGAAAAGGAGGTACAAGTCTTCCATTTTGGGAGAATGTGTGTGATTTTGACATGTCTTGCATTGGGGAGGAGCTTGTCATAGATGCTGCCCGGTATCCTATAGTTGATGTCATAGACCATCAAGATTTAGTTACCAGTTCCACTATTCTTCAG ACGTTTGACTTGGCTACCATGAAGCACCATGAAGTGGATTTCACCGCAACAGCTTCTTTGGAACCAAAATTGAGTGCTTcagaaaatgaaaattctaaAACATGTTGCTGGTGTTATGGAGTTGTCCTATGGTTTGATACTGGATTTACAACTAGATTCTGCCGGGATACACCAGCTGTGCTGTCAACATCCCCTTACACTCCGAAAACACATTGGTCACAGACAATCTTAACTTTCCGGGAACCCATTGCCATTGGATTTGGGGAAGAAAATGGGACAAAACCGGAAACAATTGGCACTGAAGGCTACCCTGCTGTGAAGATTGATTTGCGTGTCAGCATTGTCCGTTCTACTGAGCATCGCAGCATTGACATTTCCATGGAAGCTGCTGGTGTAAGTCCTGATGGTCGGAGACGCACTTGGCCTGCTCAACTTTTTTCTCTACAGTAG